The following coding sequences lie in one Bremerella alba genomic window:
- a CDS encoding argonaute/piwi family protein: MNFKIEYLNEPKLQFGSYFEHQDTKTGLSEFGPFGKNIPGLHPSEIKLGFIGTRETIAGVKEWIEQCGSEIESENSKVVRQRIKEVDDRPKLFGDGVFENEYTDEPLVRLYKILNRDFIGFSKSSEFDSCFQMNDRWDRIIRPDEISKTLEIEEKQKRIWELVRLFNDQIRSLAETSPAPDIIILALTPEMVDEAYTVQVTGSFYLNFRRAIKAKSMKWGVPIQLVQRSTILGKKPKGRRLPLQEKATRAWNFCTALYYKAEGIPWSPLSVERDACFIGIDFYIASERGDKVTMRTSVAQAFDYLGQGLILRGDPFEWNAEQQGKSPHLTKVGAFRLVEATLREYIRVRGTPPKRVVIHKPSRFWGSDHGEYNERDGFIEGIQSVFPGCEYDLVALSRSRVRLFREGQYPPARGTYFSIEDDAHFLYTMGFVPYLETYPGSYVPEPWQIVERFGSSAPKELFRDVLELTKMNVNNCSFADGTPITLSFSGKIGEIMKHVTDEDVVQASYRFYM, encoded by the coding sequence ATGAACTTTAAGATCGAGTATTTGAACGAACCAAAGCTACAATTTGGCAGCTACTTCGAGCATCAAGATACAAAGACGGGCCTGTCTGAATTTGGGCCATTTGGAAAGAATATTCCGGGCCTACATCCATCAGAAATTAAACTGGGATTCATTGGAACTCGGGAAACGATTGCAGGAGTTAAAGAGTGGATAGAACAATGTGGGAGTGAAATTGAAAGTGAGAATTCCAAAGTGGTTCGGCAACGAATTAAGGAAGTAGATGATCGTCCTAAGCTTTTTGGCGATGGAGTATTCGAGAACGAATACACCGACGAACCGCTAGTACGCCTTTATAAGATTCTGAATCGAGACTTCATCGGGTTTTCGAAGTCTTCCGAGTTCGATTCTTGCTTCCAAATGAACGACCGATGGGATCGAATAATTCGCCCAGACGAAATCTCAAAGACACTTGAGATAGAGGAGAAACAGAAGAGGATTTGGGAGCTTGTCCGTCTATTTAATGACCAAATCCGAAGTCTAGCGGAAACGAGTCCCGCTCCTGACATCATCATACTTGCATTAACGCCAGAGATGGTTGACGAGGCCTACACAGTTCAAGTAACCGGCAGTTTTTATCTCAACTTCAGGCGGGCCATCAAGGCCAAGTCCATGAAATGGGGAGTCCCCATACAACTTGTGCAGCGAAGTACTATCCTGGGAAAAAAGCCCAAAGGGCGTCGGTTGCCCTTGCAGGAGAAGGCTACTCGTGCATGGAACTTCTGTACGGCCTTGTACTACAAAGCTGAAGGAATTCCGTGGAGCCCCTTATCCGTCGAAAGGGACGCTTGCTTCATTGGAATAGATTTCTATATCGCCAGCGAGCGTGGCGATAAAGTGACGATGAGAACGAGTGTAGCCCAAGCATTCGATTATCTTGGTCAGGGTCTTATTTTGCGAGGTGATCCCTTCGAGTGGAATGCTGAACAACAAGGAAAGTCACCACATCTGACGAAAGTAGGCGCATTCCGACTCGTAGAAGCGACTCTCCGTGAATACATACGTGTCCGAGGCACTCCGCCTAAGAGGGTCGTTATCCATAAGCCTTCCCGTTTTTGGGGAAGTGATCATGGGGAGTACAACGAACGAGATGGATTCATTGAAGGCATTCAGTCGGTGTTTCCCGGTTGTGAGTATGACCTAGTTGCACTCTCAAGGTCACGGGTTCGTCTCTTTCGAGAAGGTCAATATCCTCCAGCCCGTGGCACGTACTTTTCTATTGAGGATGACGCACACTTTCTCTACACCATGGGATTCGTACCCTACCTAGAAACCTATCCGGGGAGTTACGTGCCAGAACCGTGGCAGATTGTTGAGCGTTTTGGAAGTAGCGCCCCTAAAGAACTCTTTCGTGACGTTCTCGAATTGACAAAGATGAACGTTAACAACTGTTCGTTCGCCGATGGCACTCCGATCACGCTCTCATTCTCTGGGAAAATTGGCGAGATTATGAAACATGTCACGGACGAGGATGTGGTTCAAGCGAGCTATCGATTCTACATGTGA
- a CDS encoding DUF4365 domain-containing protein, whose product MAKNVPRSKFTELRGLDRISQITHEMNCLFRVISQDDVGIDGEIEVVTPKPEGSGFQTSGGIIKVQAKSGASYVKKDNEHSFSTAVRFDDLKYWNTCTFPVVFIVYHPKDDALYFKEVKAYIQATENVWQPPLEIVFDKSKDEFTANAKDSICDHAAVSPPRLSFEEKEQLFSNLLAVSQLPKTLTFAKTRRTSDRRIRDEIEGYIPPFCIHEKLLYTLSDLRNERNVLRNFCDVKNIWDLPTSDWFEDTEMRGHFVFLINSLFGTHCHRLGLAYSREYRRTYFPRMTKCDTDKKIERTWTSPRTRRSDIRTVVQRYEYGSYVFWRHHATEFSFVQFGNKWFLQVSPKYFFTKDGRTPCDPAIVGPYTTRLKALEHNPQVMNHVLFWADTLADGRHRIEIKLFGETLIVIEKEPAKAISPFAIPFDPATFEEAPSSAQLMLFGLDESEEVTDEL is encoded by the coding sequence ATGGCAAAGAATGTCCCAAGGTCGAAGTTCACCGAGTTAAGGGGACTTGATCGAATTTCCCAAATCACACACGAGATGAATTGTCTATTTCGAGTTATCTCGCAAGATGATGTCGGTATAGATGGGGAAATTGAGGTCGTCACTCCTAAGCCCGAAGGGAGTGGGTTTCAAACGAGCGGCGGGATCATCAAGGTCCAAGCCAAATCAGGAGCCAGCTATGTAAAAAAGGATAATGAACATAGCTTTTCAACTGCTGTTCGTTTTGATGACTTGAAGTACTGGAACACCTGCACTTTTCCAGTTGTCTTCATTGTCTATCATCCCAAGGACGACGCTCTTTACTTCAAAGAGGTGAAGGCTTATATCCAAGCTACTGAGAATGTCTGGCAACCTCCCTTAGAAATTGTCTTCGACAAATCAAAGGATGAATTTACGGCTAACGCAAAGGACTCCATCTGCGACCACGCTGCGGTTAGCCCTCCTCGCCTATCGTTTGAAGAGAAGGAGCAGTTGTTTTCAAACTTGCTGGCGGTCAGCCAGCTACCCAAAACTCTTACATTTGCCAAGACTCGGCGCACATCTGATCGTCGCATCCGGGATGAAATCGAAGGTTACATTCCTCCGTTTTGCATTCATGAAAAGTTGCTATACACGCTTTCTGACCTTCGGAATGAACGTAATGTGCTGCGTAATTTTTGCGACGTGAAGAATATCTGGGACCTACCAACCTCAGATTGGTTTGAAGATACCGAGATGAGAGGGCACTTTGTTTTTTTGATAAATTCGCTTTTCGGCACTCACTGCCACAGACTTGGCTTGGCTTACAGTCGGGAATATCGTCGGACATACTTCCCACGGATGACCAAGTGCGATACCGACAAAAAGATAGAGCGGACTTGGACGAGTCCTCGAACAAGGCGATCAGATATCCGAACTGTTGTGCAGCGATATGAATACGGTAGCTATGTCTTTTGGAGACACCATGCGACCGAGTTTTCGTTCGTTCAGTTTGGAAACAAGTGGTTTCTTCAAGTCAGTCCGAAATACTTTTTTACTAAGGACGGTCGAACACCATGCGATCCTGCGATCGTCGGACCCTATACCACTCGGTTAAAGGCCTTGGAGCACAACCCTCAAGTGATGAACCATGTCCTTTTCTGGGCGGATACTCTTGCAGATGGACGACATAGGATAGAAATCAAGCTTTTTGGGGAGACACTTATCGTCATAGAGAAAGAACCCGCAAAGGCTATTTCACCATTTGCAATTCCGTTTGACCCGGCGACCTTCGAGGAAGCTCCATCGTCAGCGCAATTGATGTTGTTTGGATTAGACGAATCGGAGGAAGTTACCGATGAACTTTAA
- a CDS encoding MerR family transcriptional regulator, producing the protein MPDQSTSITPLGKVYQSSGVNLRGSNLPWRAAVENLRDFLRISEAAEYLGVSPNTLRNWKNAGKIEAHRHPVNRYRLFKKNELDAILRKVQEPDKQENNRPRKQGK; encoded by the coding sequence ATGCCTGACCAATCGACAAGCATAACGCCCCTTGGTAAGGTTTACCAAAGTAGTGGCGTTAATTTGAGGGGCAGCAACCTCCCTTGGAGAGCGGCAGTGGAAAATCTAAGAGATTTCCTGCGAATTTCTGAAGCGGCGGAGTATCTCGGCGTGTCTCCAAACACACTTCGTAACTGGAAAAATGCGGGAAAAATCGAGGCACATCGGCATCCGGTGAACCGATACCGATTGTTTAAGAAAAACGAACTTGATGCCATCTTGCGTAAGGTGCAAGAACCTGACAAACAGGAGAACAATCGACCTAGAAAGCAAGGCAAGTAG
- a CDS encoding DUF1819 family protein encodes MRYQADLTAGSLKVSESRVIADLLLQQTDDNVWKLALGHENRLQTRSPATARRLGRLIRNRLEMMTPDLWKLVRDGNATVATHACLAGAVKHSGLLADFLEQVVKEQYRIFAERLTHQMWDDFVADCQSRNAELPEWSESTIKRLRSSVFQILQQAGYIESTKSMRLQTVHISAEVVNYLKKHSEDSVLRCIEIAP; translated from the coding sequence TTGCGATACCAAGCAGACTTAACGGCTGGCTCACTTAAAGTTTCAGAGAGTCGAGTTATTGCCGACTTATTGCTTCAGCAAACCGACGATAACGTGTGGAAGCTTGCGCTCGGGCATGAGAACCGGCTTCAGACACGTAGCCCTGCCACCGCACGGCGTTTGGGTCGTTTGATTCGCAATCGACTAGAGATGATGACTCCTGATCTTTGGAAGTTGGTTAGAGATGGAAACGCTACGGTCGCAACTCATGCTTGTTTGGCCGGGGCCGTCAAACATAGCGGCCTTCTGGCCGACTTTCTGGAACAGGTCGTCAAAGAGCAGTACCGCATCTTTGCCGAAAGACTCACTCACCAGATGTGGGACGACTTCGTGGCAGACTGCCAGAGCAGAAATGCCGAGTTACCTGAGTGGAGTGAGTCCACGATCAAGAGATTGCGATCCTCGGTATTCCAAATTTTGCAACAGGCTGGATACATCGAAAGCACCAAGTCGATGCGGCTTCAGACTGTTCACATTTCCGCTGAGGTCGTGAATTACCTAAAGAAGCACAGTGAAGACAGCGTCTTGCGTTGCATCGAGATTGCACCATGA
- a CDS encoding DUF1788 domain-containing protein: MSDQLTERLNAILPKITSPDFLSGQGIGNEIPFYVFDYSPEDELRVREHLVFLEDKLPKQAPNLTFVHVNLFDFLIDYIKGRGYFEKSLEKERNLGSVKAVKSIKSIASAEKLADHFAKEVMNQKPDLVLVSGVGSSYPIIRTHELLNNLHKHMGLTPLVMFYPGVYDKITLKLFGKASLAFDSSSADRKRKSRYYRAFRLID; this comes from the coding sequence ATGAGTGACCAACTTACAGAACGACTAAACGCTATCTTGCCGAAAATCACGTCGCCAGACTTTCTGAGTGGCCAAGGGATCGGCAACGAGATTCCTTTCTACGTCTTCGATTATTCCCCCGAGGACGAACTGCGTGTTCGAGAGCATCTCGTTTTCTTGGAAGACAAGCTGCCGAAGCAAGCCCCTAATCTCACGTTCGTCCACGTCAATTTGTTCGATTTTTTGATCGACTACATTAAGGGACGTGGTTACTTCGAGAAGTCTTTGGAGAAGGAACGTAATCTCGGCAGCGTCAAGGCAGTGAAGTCAATTAAGTCCATAGCCAGCGCTGAGAAACTCGCCGATCACTTCGCCAAAGAGGTCATGAATCAGAAGCCTGACCTTGTACTTGTGTCGGGAGTCGGTTCATCCTACCCGATCATCCGCACACACGAACTGTTGAACAACCTGCATAAGCACATGGGGCTGACGCCTCTCGTGATGTTCTATCCCGGTGTGTACGACAAGATTACGCTCAAACTGTTCGGCAAGGCCAGTTTGGCTTTCGATTCGTCGTCCGCCGACCGAAAGCGGAAGTCACGATACTACCGAGCATTTCGATTGATTGACTGA
- the brxC gene encoding BREX system P-loop protein BrxC, whose protein sequence is MKISDLFKKDIARPINGVVKADQMDEDSVWQELDEFVVTKELDGHLRKFFERYCEAIDTPNDPNISGKIGIWVSGFFGSGKSHFIKVLSHLLDNEEHVHNGQTKRAVDFFDDKIADATILGDIKRAVASDTDVILFNIDSKADSSSGRDAILAVFLKVLNEKLGYSPDHAHIAHMERYLDEKGKYDDFQNSYNMLTNTEWKDERDAYEFNRDEVIEALSTTLGQSRESCEKWVDTGDSTFSLTVENLAKWVKEYIEKKGPNHRVIFLVDEVGQFIGSETALMLNLQTITEQLGTVCNGRAWVVVTSQEDIDAVLGEMKTSRENDFSKIQGRFMTRLSLSSANVDEVIQERLLLKHDSVRPDLAKLYSEKGDILKHQLSFREIGTTYKQFKESDDFINIYPFAPYQFKLLQRIFESIRKAGATGLHLAQGERSLLDAFQHAAKTVANQDMGVLVPLYMFYPSIESFLDTTVKRTIDHAKENESLEPFDISLLQVLFLIRYVDEMKGNVDNLVTLCLDEIDADRLALKKKIEESLARLEKDSLVSRSGDLYYFLTNEERDINQEIKKEVISSADEAKLLGEIIFLDALKDQKKHRYSATKKDIPFNRVCDQHPIGRSTDGAMIFAVVSPLDDDYGQYSDQKCILSSSGDSGKAIVRLDDKEALGRELKTYLRTGNYLKTKDDSTSAPTTRRIHKDLAAENQQRRNLLANMLSDMLVNASYFVAGEKLEINANGPLTAMEEALEYLIENTFTKLSYLKHLNDNPVKEMQAILKSDDTAQQALQMDLPENNPQALEEVRRYIQLASGRDKEIVMYDVCYGRFSDRPYGWPELETALLLVRLYAAGEILFVRGGDAIKHDDLPSTLSETKNWRKITIVQKVTAKVEDVKKARELGKDVFHEMGPETEDGLYAFLRKKLDYQRSCLGRYAELAQDGRYPGKETIGDSLSIIKSLLMVDESNKFLERFNENKDNLLQLSDDFHDLEHFYESQKPTWDKMLKAEQQFSLNQRQLEQDEEAKKALDRIKVIRTAAEPYGMVHEVDPLVTSIQKVNEKLVSDQRATSLEQIDLQIDAVKQELKTVGDDPTLSSFCLKPLESLKSQVSGQTSLAHITQAETDAVSMKDSAITKIGDFLAKKAEEKNEDDPEPTPKFKKPKVIQPKALTTKTYLESQDDIEEFLKSLRLELEAAINNDERIEIR, encoded by the coding sequence ATGAAAATCAGTGACCTCTTCAAGAAAGATATCGCTCGCCCTATCAACGGGGTCGTCAAAGCTGACCAGATGGACGAAGACTCCGTCTGGCAGGAACTTGACGAGTTCGTCGTCACCAAAGAACTTGACGGTCATCTCCGTAAGTTCTTTGAGCGATACTGCGAGGCCATCGATACTCCGAATGATCCAAATATCTCGGGCAAGATCGGTATTTGGGTTTCGGGATTTTTTGGCTCTGGTAAATCGCACTTCATCAAAGTTCTGTCTCACCTACTTGACAACGAAGAGCATGTCCACAATGGCCAGACTAAGAGGGCGGTCGATTTCTTCGACGACAAGATTGCCGACGCCACGATTCTCGGCGACATTAAGCGAGCGGTTGCGTCTGACACCGATGTCATCCTTTTCAACATCGATAGTAAGGCCGATAGCAGTTCTGGCCGAGACGCTATCCTTGCTGTGTTCCTCAAGGTGCTGAACGAGAAGCTAGGCTATAGCCCGGATCACGCTCACATCGCCCACATGGAGCGCTATCTCGATGAAAAAGGCAAATACGATGATTTCCAGAACAGCTACAATATGCTCACCAATACCGAATGGAAGGATGAGCGAGACGCCTATGAGTTCAATCGTGATGAGGTGATCGAGGCTTTATCCACGACACTGGGACAAAGTCGGGAATCATGCGAGAAATGGGTGGATACCGGAGATAGCACCTTCAGCTTGACCGTCGAGAATCTCGCCAAATGGGTCAAGGAATACATCGAAAAAAAAGGCCCGAACCACCGGGTCATCTTCCTTGTGGACGAAGTAGGGCAGTTCATCGGGTCAGAAACTGCCCTAATGCTCAATTTGCAAACCATCACGGAGCAGCTTGGTACGGTGTGCAATGGTAGAGCGTGGGTTGTTGTCACTTCTCAGGAAGACATCGACGCCGTCCTCGGTGAGATGAAAACCAGCCGGGAGAACGACTTTTCCAAGATTCAGGGCCGGTTCATGACACGACTTTCCCTGTCCAGTGCGAACGTCGATGAGGTGATTCAGGAGCGTCTACTTCTTAAGCATGATTCCGTCCGCCCTGACTTGGCGAAGCTCTACAGCGAGAAGGGCGACATCCTCAAGCACCAGCTTTCGTTCCGAGAAATCGGCACGACGTACAAGCAGTTCAAGGAATCAGATGACTTCATTAACATCTACCCTTTTGCCCCTTACCAATTCAAATTACTGCAACGCATCTTCGAGTCCATTCGCAAGGCTGGTGCGACCGGCTTGCACTTGGCTCAGGGCGAACGATCACTGCTGGATGCCTTTCAACACGCTGCCAAGACTGTCGCCAATCAGGACATGGGCGTCCTTGTGCCGCTATACATGTTCTACCCTTCCATAGAGAGCTTCCTCGACACAACGGTGAAGCGTACCATCGATCATGCCAAGGAGAACGAGAGCCTTGAGCCATTCGACATCAGCTTGTTGCAGGTGCTATTCCTGATTCGTTACGTCGATGAAATGAAGGGCAACGTCGATAACCTCGTTACACTGTGCCTCGATGAAATTGACGCTGACAGACTGGCTCTAAAGAAGAAGATCGAAGAGAGCCTTGCCCGGTTGGAAAAAGACTCACTCGTCAGCCGTAGCGGTGATCTGTACTACTTTCTGACCAACGAAGAGCGGGACATCAATCAAGAGATCAAGAAGGAAGTTATCTCTAGCGCCGACGAGGCGAAGCTTCTCGGCGAGATCATCTTCCTCGATGCCCTGAAGGACCAAAAAAAACACCGCTACTCGGCCACGAAGAAAGACATCCCGTTCAACCGAGTCTGTGATCAGCATCCCATCGGACGTAGCACCGATGGTGCGATGATCTTTGCGGTCGTCAGTCCTCTGGATGACGACTATGGGCAGTATAGCGATCAGAAGTGCATCCTTTCTAGCAGCGGCGACAGTGGCAAAGCGATTGTTCGACTCGACGACAAAGAAGCTCTCGGTCGGGAATTGAAGACCTATCTCCGCACGGGAAACTACTTAAAGACTAAAGACGATAGCACATCCGCACCGACCACCAGACGCATTCACAAGGACTTGGCTGCGGAGAACCAACAACGCCGCAACCTGTTGGCAAATATGCTGAGTGACATGCTCGTCAATGCCAGCTACTTCGTTGCTGGTGAGAAGCTAGAGATCAATGCCAACGGTCCGCTCACCGCTATGGAGGAAGCCCTCGAATACCTGATCGAGAACACCTTCACCAAGCTCAGCTACCTCAAGCATCTGAACGACAACCCCGTTAAGGAGATGCAGGCGATCCTGAAGAGTGATGACACCGCTCAGCAGGCTCTTCAGATGGATTTGCCAGAAAACAATCCACAGGCTCTGGAGGAAGTACGGCGGTATATCCAACTGGCCTCGGGTCGTGACAAAGAAATCGTCATGTACGACGTGTGTTATGGTCGATTCTCGGATCGTCCCTATGGCTGGCCGGAATTAGAGACGGCTCTCCTACTTGTACGCCTCTACGCAGCCGGCGAGATTCTCTTCGTCCGTGGCGGCGATGCCATCAAGCATGACGACCTGCCCTCTACACTGTCGGAGACCAAAAACTGGCGAAAGATCACCATTGTTCAGAAAGTTACGGCTAAAGTTGAAGATGTGAAGAAGGCTCGGGAACTCGGCAAGGATGTCTTCCACGAGATGGGGCCGGAAACTGAAGATGGCCTCTACGCCTTCCTGCGGAAGAAACTGGATTATCAACGGTCGTGTCTGGGACGCTACGCCGAGCTTGCCCAAGACGGTCGATACCCCGGCAAGGAGACCATTGGCGACTCGCTCTCGATCATAAAGTCACTTCTCATGGTGGACGAGAGCAACAAGTTTTTGGAGCGATTCAACGAGAACAAGGACAACCTGCTCCAGCTATCGGATGACTTCCACGATCTGGAACACTTCTACGAAAGCCAAAAGCCGACGTGGGACAAGATGCTCAAGGCCGAGCAACAGTTCAGTCTCAATCAGCGTCAATTGGAGCAGGACGAAGAAGCTAAGAAGGCGCTGGATCGTATTAAGGTGATTCGCACGGCGGCTGAACCCTACGGCATGGTGCATGAAGTTGACCCGCTCGTGACCTCGATCCAGAAAGTCAATGAAAAGCTGGTCAGCGATCAGCGAGCCACGTCGCTGGAGCAAATTGATTTGCAGATCGATGCGGTCAAGCAGGAACTCAAGACTGTCGGTGACGATCCGACACTATCGTCATTCTGCCTGAAGCCGCTGGAGTCGCTCAAGAGCCAAGTAAGCGGACAAACCAGCTTGGCACACATCACTCAGGCCGAGACTGATGCAGTAAGTATGAAGGACTCGGCGATTACCAAGATTGGCGACTTCCTTGCCAAAAAGGCTGAGGAGAAGAATGAAGACGATCCTGAGCCAACGCCCAAGTTCAAGAAGCCGAAGGTGATCCAGCCGAAGGCATTGACGACCAAGACCTACTTGGAATCACAGGATGACATCGAGGAGTTCTTGAAGTCACTGCGGCTGGAATTGGAAGCAGCAATCAACAACGACGAACGAATTGAAATACGATAG
- a CDS encoding DUF262 domain-containing protein: protein MYKPGGTIRETLESIQQNKFVLPAIQREFVWKPEQIARLFDSLMQGYPFGTFLYWKVDKSNSSKYKFYSFVCNYHERDAPHCPPLSVFHDTELTAVLDGQQRLTALNIGLCGSMAWKLPGKWKNNPHAYPVRHLYLDLLAEHGDGDEGGEKYRFEFLTEERANAEKPEECWFKVSEILGMQSGPSMLAWLNERLPQEKTNQAFGTLDQLYQVIHNKNLLSYYEETSQDLEKVLNIFIRMNSGGTVLSYSDLLLSIAVAQWKDDARKEIHTLVDELNDTGDGFGFSKDLVLKAGLMLADIGSVGFKVENFNRHNMEILEERWPDVKKSLKVAVQLLASFGFNDKTLRADSALLPIAYYVCHRKLDSKYLTKSKYNEDRQAIRKWLIRSLLKASGIWGSGLDTLLTALRETISIHGDEEFPVGKLQEVMGKRGKSLQFTDEEIDELVEMQYGDKRLFALLSLLFPFVDVTNHHFHVDHVFPKSRFNKPKLKKTEVPKEEWDELKEMCNSLPNLQLLEGGENIEKQAEMPAKWMNATMKDSQRTNYCDNHVLGDVPDSMLEFRNFYDARQTALKQKIVDLLGVVKEEAE from the coding sequence ATGTACAAACCCGGTGGCACAATACGAGAGACTCTGGAATCAATCCAGCAGAACAAGTTCGTTCTGCCTGCGATTCAACGTGAATTTGTGTGGAAGCCCGAGCAGATTGCACGCCTGTTCGACAGCCTGATGCAAGGCTATCCGTTTGGCACTTTCTTATACTGGAAGGTTGATAAGTCCAACAGCAGTAAATACAAGTTCTACAGTTTTGTCTGTAACTACCATGAAAGAGACGCTCCACACTGTCCTCCGCTTTCTGTCTTTCACGACACCGAATTAACGGCAGTACTCGATGGGCAGCAACGGCTGACGGCGTTGAACATTGGGCTCTGCGGATCGATGGCATGGAAGCTTCCCGGCAAGTGGAAGAACAACCCCCATGCTTATCCCGTTCGTCATCTGTACCTCGATCTACTCGCCGAGCATGGCGACGGTGATGAAGGTGGTGAGAAATATCGCTTCGAGTTTCTCACCGAGGAACGTGCGAATGCCGAAAAGCCCGAGGAATGCTGGTTCAAAGTAAGCGAAATCTTGGGGATGCAGAGTGGGCCGTCGATGCTCGCTTGGCTCAACGAGCGTCTGCCGCAGGAAAAGACAAATCAGGCATTCGGCACGCTCGACCAACTTTATCAAGTTATTCACAACAAGAATCTTCTCTCCTACTACGAGGAAACAAGCCAAGACTTGGAGAAGGTTCTCAATATCTTTATTCGGATGAATAGCGGTGGCACAGTGCTTTCGTACTCGGACTTATTGTTGTCGATTGCAGTGGCCCAATGGAAAGACGATGCCCGAAAAGAAATTCACACACTTGTCGACGAGTTGAACGACACCGGTGATGGCTTCGGTTTCTCGAAAGACCTTGTGCTGAAAGCGGGATTGATGCTGGCCGACATCGGAAGTGTTGGCTTCAAAGTCGAGAATTTTAACCGTCACAATATGGAGATTCTTGAAGAGCGATGGCCCGATGTGAAGAAGTCGCTCAAGGTGGCCGTCCAACTGCTGGCGAGCTTTGGCTTCAATGACAAGACACTCCGTGCCGACAGTGCGTTGCTCCCCATCGCTTACTACGTCTGCCACCGTAAGCTCGACAGCAAGTACCTTACCAAAAGTAAATACAATGAAGATCGGCAGGCGATTCGCAAATGGCTAATCCGTAGCCTGCTCAAGGCTTCCGGCATTTGGGGCAGTGGCCTCGATACGCTGCTCACCGCCCTCCGTGAAACGATCTCGATTCATGGTGACGAGGAGTTCCCTGTCGGCAAGCTTCAAGAGGTCATGGGCAAACGGGGCAAGTCGCTTCAGTTCACCGACGAGGAAATCGACGAACTTGTCGAGATGCAGTATGGAGACAAACGATTGTTTGCGCTGCTGTCATTACTCTTCCCATTTGTGGACGTGACGAATCATCATTTCCACGTTGATCATGTCTTTCCTAAATCACGCTTCAATAAACCCAAATTAAAGAAGACGGAAGTTCCCAAAGAAGAATGGGACGAATTGAAAGAGATGTGCAACAGCCTCCCCAATCTTCAACTGTTGGAGGGCGGCGAGAACATCGAAAAGCAGGCCGAGATGCCTGCCAAATGGATGAACGCCACAATGAAGGACTCGCAGCGAACCAATTACTGCGACAATCACGTCTTGGGAGACGTGCCTGACTCAATGTTGGAATTCAGAAACTTCTACGACGCACGACAGACAGCGCTAAAGCAGAAGATCGTGGACTTGCTCGGGGTTGTCAAGGAAGAGGCGGAATAG